From Scatophagus argus isolate fScaArg1 chromosome 2, fScaArg1.pri, whole genome shotgun sequence, a single genomic window includes:
- the sept9b gene encoding septin 9b isoform X4, which produces MSESAKPQQPTPQGKGEKSHNSDFSYVGIDAILEQMRRKAMKQGFELNIMVVGQSGLGKSTLVNTLFKSKVSRKSVQPNPEERIPKTIEIKSISHDIEEKGVRMKLTVIDTPGFGDQINNENCWQPIMKFINDQYEAYLQEEININRKKRIPDSRVHCCIYFIPPTGHCLRPLDVEFMRRLSKVVNIVPVIAKADTLTLEERDSFKQTIREELRANGIDVYPQKEFDEDAEDRMINEKIREMIPFAVVGSDQEYQVNGKRILGRKTKWGTIEVENIAHCEFAYLRDLLIRTHMQNIKDITGNIHYETYRVRRLNESNAHFSSHPSDHPADQPKANGQSEEQPSTLQANGVAVQHEALSHEM; this is translated from the exons ATGTCTGAGTCCGCCAAGCCCCAGCAACCCACCCCACAAGGGAAAGGGGAGAAGTCCCACAATAGCGACTTCAGCTACGTGGGAATTGATGCCATCTTGGagcagatgaggaggaaggcCATGAAGCAGGGCTTCGAGCTCAACATTATGGTTGTGG GGCAAAGCGGCCTGGGAAAGTCCACTCTGGTGAACACCCTGTTCAAATCCAAGGTGAGCCGGAAGTCAGTGCAGCCCAACCCGGAGGAGAGGATCCCCAAGACCATCGAGATCAAGTCCATCAGTCACG ATATTGAGGAGAAAGGAGTGAGGATGAAACTGACAGTAATTGACACTCCAGGATTTGGGGATCAGATCAACAATGAGAACTG ctGGCAGCCCATTATGAAGTTCATCAATGACCAGTATGAAGCCTACCTGCAGGAGGAAATCAACAtcaacaggaagaagaggatcCCAGACTCCAGGGTGCACTGCTGCATATACTTCATACCTCCCACAGGCCACTG TCTGAGGCCTCTGGATGTGGAGTTCATGAGGCGCCTCAGTAAAGTGGTCAACATTGTCCCTGTCATCGCCAAGGCCGACACGCTCACCCTGGAAGAGAGGGACTCCTTCAAGCAGACG ATCAGAGAAGAGCTGCGAGCCAACGGAATTGATGTTTACCCTCAGAAAGAGTTTGACGAGGATGCAGAGGACAGGATGATCAATGAAAAAATCAGG GAGATGATCCCTTTTGCTGTTGTGGGCAGTGACCAAGAGTACCAGGTGAACGGCAAGAGGATTCTGGGACGGAAAACAAAATGGGGCACCATCGAGG tggAGAATATTGCACACTGTGAGTTTGCTTACCTGCGAGACCTCCTCATCAG GACACATATGCAGAACATCAAAGACATCACAGGCAACATCCACTATGAGACGTATCGTGTCCGCCGCTTAAATGAATCCAACGCCCATTTCAGCTCCCATCCATCTGACCATCCTGCTGATCAGCCAAAGGCCAATGGTCAGTCTGAGGAGCAGCCCAGCACCCTGCAGGCTAACGGAGTGGCTGTGCAACATGAAGCCCTGTCCCACGAGATGTAG